The proteins below are encoded in one region of Streptomyces sp. NBC_00490:
- a CDS encoding zinc-dependent alcohol dehydrogenase family protein, whose protein sequence is MKAAVIESVGRAVVAEVPDPTPGPREVVVEVAACGLCGTDLHILQGEFAPKLPIVPGHEFAGEVVGVGTQVTEVAVGDRVAVDPSLYCYECRYCRTGHNNLCERWAAIGVTTAGGAAQYAVAPVANCVRLPEHVRTQDAALVEPLSCAVRGYDVLQSRLGAHVLIYGSGTMGLMMLELAKRTGAASVDVVDVNPARLETARRLGVSSSAANADELERPQGWDVVVDATGNAAAIQDGLERVAKAGTFLQFGVADYATRVTIDPYRIYNQEITITGSMAVLHSFERAAELFANGVLDPDIFISDRIPLDRYPEALNQFAAGVGRKIVVVP, encoded by the coding sequence ATGAAGGCCGCCGTCATCGAGTCCGTGGGCCGTGCCGTCGTCGCCGAGGTCCCGGACCCGACGCCGGGTCCGCGCGAGGTCGTCGTCGAGGTCGCCGCGTGCGGTCTGTGCGGCACCGACCTGCACATCCTCCAGGGCGAGTTCGCGCCGAAGCTGCCGATCGTGCCGGGGCACGAGTTCGCGGGCGAGGTGGTGGGGGTGGGTACCCAGGTCACGGAGGTCGCGGTCGGCGACCGGGTGGCGGTCGATCCCTCGCTGTACTGCTACGAGTGCCGGTACTGCCGTACGGGCCACAACAACCTCTGCGAACGGTGGGCCGCGATCGGTGTGACCACGGCCGGCGGCGCGGCGCAGTACGCGGTGGCCCCGGTGGCCAACTGCGTACGGCTTCCCGAACACGTCCGCACCCAGGACGCGGCACTGGTCGAACCGCTGTCCTGCGCGGTCCGGGGCTACGACGTCCTCCAGTCCCGCCTCGGCGCCCATGTCCTGATCTACGGCTCCGGAACCATGGGGCTGATGATGCTGGAGCTGGCGAAGCGGACCGGTGCGGCGAGCGTGGACGTGGTGGATGTGAACCCGGCCCGCCTGGAGACGGCCCGCCGCCTCGGCGTCTCGTCCTCGGCGGCGAACGCGGACGAGCTCGAGCGTCCTCAGGGCTGGGACGTGGTGGTCGACGCGACGGGCAACGCGGCGGCGATCCAGGACGGGCTGGAGCGGGTGGCCAAGGCGGGCACGTTCCTCCAGTTCGGCGTGGCCGACTACGCGACGCGCGTCACGATCGACCCCTACCGCATCTACAACCAGGAGATCACCATCACCGGCTCGATGGCGGTCCTGCACAGCTTCGAACGCGCGGCGGAACTCTTCGCGAACGGCGTCCTCGACCCCGACATCTTCATCAGCGACCGCATCCCCCTGGACCGCTACCCGGAGGCCCTGAACCAGTTCGCGGCGGGCGTCGGCAGAAAGATCGTGGTGGTGCCGTAG
- a CDS encoding carbohydrate ABC transporter permease, which produces MSATTVRRKGVGLGLLAWFLGVVFFLPIAWMALTSFHSETDAATNPPSFGASLTLDGYREFFGTGGGASPWPSLINSTVASLASTAFVLLLALPAAYALSIRPVKKWTDVLFFFLSTKMLPVVAGLLPIYLFAKNTDMLDNIWLLVILYTSMNLPIAVWMMQSFLAEVPVAIIEAARVDGARLPTILARVVAPIALPGIAATALICFIFSWNELLFARVLTGVVAETAPVFLTGFITSQGLFLAKVCAASLVISLPVLAAGFAAQDKLVQGLSLGAVK; this is translated from the coding sequence ATGAGTGCAACGACCGTACGCCGTAAGGGCGTTGGCCTGGGCCTGCTGGCCTGGTTCCTGGGAGTGGTGTTCTTCCTCCCCATCGCGTGGATGGCCCTGACGTCCTTCCACTCGGAGACGGACGCGGCGACGAATCCCCCCTCCTTCGGGGCCTCCCTCACCCTGGACGGCTACCGCGAGTTCTTCGGCACGGGCGGCGGCGCGAGCCCCTGGCCCTCGCTGATCAACTCGACGGTGGCGTCGCTGGCGTCGACGGCCTTCGTCCTGCTCCTGGCACTCCCGGCGGCGTACGCGCTGTCGATCCGCCCGGTGAAGAAGTGGACGGACGTCCTGTTCTTCTTCCTGTCCACGAAGATGCTGCCGGTGGTGGCGGGGCTGCTGCCCATCTACCTGTTCGCCAAGAACACGGACATGCTCGACAACATCTGGCTGCTGGTCATCCTCTACACCTCCATGAACCTGCCGATCGCGGTCTGGATGATGCAGTCGTTCCTGGCCGAGGTGCCGGTGGCGATCATCGAGGCGGCCAGGGTGGACGGCGCCCGGCTCCCGACGATCCTGGCGCGCGTGGTCGCCCCGATCGCCCTCCCGGGAATCGCCGCGACAGCGCTGATCTGCTTCATCTTCAGCTGGAACGAGCTGCTGTTCGCGAGGGTCCTGACCGGCGTGGTGGCGGAGACCGCCCCCGTCTTCCTGACCGGCTTCATCACCAGCCAGGGCCTGTTCCTGGCGAAGGTGTGCGCCGCGTCGCTCGTCATCTCCCTGCCGGTGCTCGCCGCGGGGTTCGCCGCCCAGGACAAGCTGGTCCAGGGCCTGTCTCTGGGAGCCGTGAAATGA
- a CDS encoding carbohydrate ABC transporter permease, translating into MTATTTAPIAATPVRTTRQPSARLRNWATRAPLLPALIFMIVVTQLPFVATLVISFFDWNALYPKARHFTGLDNYQQVLTDADLRHSVWTTVLLTATVVLVSLVLGLALALLLDRRFKGRGVVRTLLIAPFLVVPVAAALLWKHVLYNPEYGLLNGLLHYVGGPQPDWISNTPLLAVEASLVWQWTPFMMLILLAGLQSRDQQQMEAAKVDGASEWQMFRYLTLPHLRRYLELGALLGSIYIVQNFDAVFTITSGGLGTANLPYTVYQSFYQAHENGLASAAGVLVVIGSIIIATFALRVVSSLFREEAGRA; encoded by the coding sequence ATGACAGCGACGACAACGGCTCCGATAGCCGCCACTCCCGTACGCACCACCCGTCAGCCGTCGGCCCGTCTGCGCAACTGGGCCACCCGGGCCCCGCTCCTGCCCGCCCTGATCTTCATGATCGTGGTCACCCAGCTCCCGTTCGTGGCCACCCTGGTGATCTCGTTCTTCGACTGGAACGCCCTGTACCCGAAGGCCCGGCACTTCACCGGCCTCGACAACTACCAACAGGTCCTGACCGACGCCGACCTGCGCCACTCGGTGTGGACGACGGTCCTGCTGACGGCGACGGTGGTGCTGGTCAGCCTGGTACTCGGCCTGGCTCTGGCGCTCCTGCTGGACCGTCGGTTCAAGGGCCGCGGTGTGGTCCGCACGCTCCTGATCGCCCCCTTCCTCGTCGTCCCCGTAGCGGCGGCCCTGCTCTGGAAGCATGTGCTCTACAACCCTGAATACGGTCTGCTCAATGGGCTGTTGCACTACGTGGGCGGCCCACAGCCCGACTGGATCTCCAACACCCCGCTGCTCGCCGTCGAAGCTTCTCTCGTCTGGCAGTGGACGCCGTTCATGATGCTGATCCTGCTGGCCGGCCTGCAGAGCCGCGACCAGCAGCAGATGGAGGCGGCGAAGGTGGACGGCGCCAGCGAGTGGCAGATGTTCCGCTACCTGACCCTCCCGCACCTGCGCCGCTACCTCGAACTCGGCGCCCTGCTGGGCTCGATCTACATCGTCCAGAACTTCGACGCGGTCTTCACGATCACGTCGGGCGGCCTCGGCACCGCCAACCTCCCCTACACCGTCTACCAGAGCTTCTACCAGGCCCACGAGAACGGCCTCGCCTCGGCCGCGGGCGTCCTGGTGGTCATCGGCTCGATCATCATCGCGACCTTCGCCCTGCGCGTGGTGTCGTCCCTGTTCCGTGAGGAGGCGGGTCGGGCATGA